A DNA window from Trichosurus vulpecula isolate mTriVul1 chromosome 2, mTriVul1.pri, whole genome shotgun sequence contains the following coding sequences:
- the HOXD13 gene encoding homeobox protein Hox-D13 — translation MSRAVSWDMDGLRADGGAASGGAPSSAAATAGQCRGFLPSPVFGTHSGRAAAAAAAAAAAAAAASGFSYPGAAERSGSSSSSSSSAVAAAAAAAAAARPEAPPTKDCPGSTPTPTPAAAPPAAPALGYGYHFGNGYYSCRMSHGVGIQQNALKSSPHASLGGFPVEKYMDVSSLASTSVPANEVPSRAKEVSFYQGYTNPYQHVPGYIDMVSTFGSGEPRHETYISMEGYQSWTLANGWNSQVYCAKDQSQSSHFWKSSFPGDVALNQPDMCVYRRGRKKRVPYTKLQLKELENEYAINKFINKDKRRRISAATNLSERQVTIWFQNRRVKDKKIVSKLKDNVS, via the exons atGAGCCGGGCTGTGAGCTGGGACATGGACGGGCTGCGAGCGGACGGCGGCGCCGCCAGCGGGGGCGCCCCCTCCTCCGCGGCCGCCACTGCGGGGCAGTGCCGGGGCTTCCTCCCTTCGCCGGTGTTCGGCACACACTCTGGTCGGGCGGCCGCGGCGGCTGCGGCGGCGGCCGCCGCAGCAGCGGCAGCTTCGGGCTTCTCCTATCCCGGGGCTGCAGAACGCTCCggctcatcctcttcctcctcgtcGTCCgcagtggcggcggcggcggcggcggctgctgcaGCGCGTCCCGAAGCACCCCCTACCAAGGATTGTCCCGGCTCCACTCCAACTCCGACTCCAGCTGCAGCGCCCCCGGCCGCCCCGGCACTGGGCTACGGCTATCATTTTGGCAATGGATACTACAGCTGCCGCATGTCCCACGGCGTGGGGATCCAACAGAATGCACTCAAGTCCTCCCCCCACGCCTCTCTGGGGGGCTTTCCAGTGGAAAAATACATGGACGTCTCCAGCCTGGCCAGCACCAGTGTCCCGGCCAACGAGGTCCCCTCCCGGGCTAAGGAAGTGTCCTTTTACCAGGGCTACACCAACCCTTACCAGCACGTCCCCGGGTATATAGACATGGTCTCCACCTTTGGCTCAGGGGAACCGAGACACGAAACGTACATATCCATGGAGGGTTACCAGTCCTGGACTCTGGCGAATGGCTGGAACAGTCAGGTTTACTGTGCTAAAGACCAGTCCCAGAGCTCACATTTTTGGAAATCTTCCTTTCCAG GGGATGTAGCTCTAAACCAGCCTGATATGTGTGTCTACAGACGTGGAAGGAAGAAACGAGTTCCATATACCAAACTGCAGCTGAAAGAACTGGAGAACGAATACGCCATTAACAAGTTCATTAACAAGGACAAGAGGAGAAGGATATCCGCAGCCACAAACCTGTCTGAGAGACAAGTGACCATTTGGTTTCAGAACAGAAGAGTGAAGGACAAGAAAATAGTCTCCAAACTCAAAGACAATGTCTCCTGA